One window of the Methylocystis parvus OBBP genome contains the following:
- the nuoE gene encoding NADH-quinone oxidoreductase subunit NuoE, producing the protein MSVRRLAEKQPESFEFTDANKAWLEKQIAKYPDGRQASAVVPALWQAQKQHNYWLPQAAIEKVAELLGMPKIRVLEVATFYTMFNLEPVGKYYIQLCGTTPCMLSGSDDLIKVLERKVGPQREVTADGLFSWLEVECLGACCNAPMVQINDDYYEDLTAENFEKLLDDLAAGRPVKTGSQKGRVSSEPEGALTSLASLYGQK; encoded by the coding sequence TTCACCGACGCCAACAAGGCGTGGCTCGAGAAGCAGATCGCCAAATATCCCGACGGCCGTCAGGCCTCGGCGGTGGTGCCGGCCCTGTGGCAGGCGCAGAAGCAGCATAATTACTGGCTGCCGCAGGCGGCGATCGAGAAGGTCGCGGAACTGCTCGGCATGCCGAAGATCCGCGTCCTCGAGGTCGCGACCTTCTACACCATGTTCAATCTCGAGCCGGTCGGCAAATATTACATCCAGCTCTGCGGCACGACGCCCTGCATGTTGAGCGGTTCGGACGACCTCATCAAGGTGCTCGAGCGCAAGGTCGGGCCTCAGCGCGAGGTGACGGCCGACGGCCTGTTCTCCTGGCTCGAAGTCGAGTGCCTCGGCGCCTGCTGCAACGCGCCCATGGTGCAGATCAACGATGATTATTACGAGGACCTCACGGCCGAGAATTTCGAGAAGCTTCTCGACGATCTCGCCGCAGGCCGTCCTGTGAAGACGGGCTCGCAGAAGGGTCGCGTCTCGTCCGAGCCCGAGGGAGCGCTCACCAGCCTCGCCTCGCTCTACGGTCAAAAGTAA
- the nuoF gene encoding NADH-quinone oxidoreductase subunit NuoF, with product MLSDSDRIFTNLYGLGDRSLAGARARGQWADTKALLARGRDKIIEEVKASGLRGRGGAGFSTGLKWSFMPKEVDPKRPHYLVINADESEPGTCKDREIMRNDPHTLVEGALVASFAMGAHACYIYVRGEFIAERIALQKAVDEAYEANLIGKNNVHGYPFDLYVHHGAGAYICGEETALIESLEGKKGMPRLKPPFPANVGLYGCPTTVNNVESIAVVPTILRRSASWFAGIGKPNNTGTKLFSISGHVNKPCNVEEAMSISFRELIDAHCGGVRGGWDNLLAVIPGGSSVRCVPAHQIIDCPMDFDSLVKLGSGLGTAAVIVMDKSTDIIRAIARLSYFYKHESCGQCTPCREGTGWMYRVVQRMVEGRAHKKEIDMLFDVSKQIEGHTICALGDAAAWPIQGLITHYREVIEQRIDQYTANPHPEPVREAAE from the coding sequence ATGCTCTCCGATTCAGATCGCATTTTCACGAACCTCTATGGCCTCGGCGACCGTTCGCTCGCCGGCGCCCGCGCGCGCGGCCAGTGGGCCGACACCAAGGCGCTGCTCGCCAGAGGCCGCGACAAGATCATCGAGGAAGTGAAGGCCTCGGGCCTTCGCGGCCGCGGCGGCGCCGGCTTCTCGACGGGCCTCAAATGGTCCTTCATGCCCAAGGAAGTCGATCCGAAACGGCCGCATTACCTCGTCATCAACGCCGACGAGTCCGAGCCCGGCACCTGCAAAGACCGCGAGATCATGCGCAACGACCCGCATACGCTGGTCGAGGGCGCTCTGGTCGCGTCTTTCGCGATGGGCGCGCATGCCTGTTATATTTATGTGCGCGGTGAATTCATCGCCGAGCGCATCGCGCTTCAGAAGGCGGTGGACGAGGCCTATGAGGCCAATCTCATCGGCAAGAACAACGTCCACGGTTATCCTTTCGACCTCTACGTTCATCACGGCGCCGGCGCTTACATTTGCGGCGAAGAGACGGCGCTGATCGAGAGCCTCGAAGGCAAAAAGGGCATGCCGCGTCTGAAGCCCCCGTTCCCGGCCAATGTCGGCCTCTACGGTTGCCCGACGACGGTGAATAATGTCGAGTCGATCGCCGTCGTTCCGACGATCCTGCGTCGCAGCGCGAGCTGGTTCGCCGGCATCGGCAAGCCCAACAATACGGGCACGAAGCTTTTCTCGATTTCCGGCCACGTCAACAAGCCGTGCAATGTGGAGGAGGCGATGTCGATCTCCTTCCGCGAGCTCATCGACGCGCATTGCGGCGGCGTTCGCGGCGGCTGGGACAATCTTCTCGCGGTCATCCCGGGCGGCTCGTCGGTGCGCTGCGTTCCCGCGCATCAGATCATCGACTGTCCGATGGATTTCGACAGCCTCGTCAAGCTCGGCTCGGGTCTTGGCACCGCCGCGGTGATCGTCATGGACAAGTCCACCGACATCATCCGCGCGATCGCCCGCCTTTCCTATTTCTACAAGCATGAGAGCTGCGGCCAGTGCACGCCCTGCCGCGAGGGCACGGGCTGGATGTATCGCGTCGTGCAGCGCATGGTCGAAGGCCGCGCGCATAAGAAAGAGATCGACATGCTCTTCGACGTGTCGAAGCAGATCGAAGGGCACACCATCTGCGCGCTCGGCGACGCGGCGGCCTGGCCGATCCAGGGCCTCATCACCCATTACCGCGAGGTGATCGAGCAGCGCATCGACCAATATACGGCCAATCCGCATCCCGAGCCCGTGCGCGAGGCTGCGGAATAA